GCAGTTCGGATAGAGAGCAACAtggggaaaagagagagaggactttTCTACACAGACGGTTACCCCGTCGCATTCCCCCTCCCAAAACTAAACATACTCTGAATGTTTCAGTTTTACACTACAAAGGAAGGAAACTAtatgtccctctctctctctcctcctcacACTACCATCTCGAGACTGCAGGGCTGTAAGAATGGCTTGATTAGCTTAtacaatgaataaaaaaaagtcaacaaaGTTTGGGTTGAGAAACCCGGTCTAGATGAGGAAACTTACTTTACTGGCTGTAACTGGCTGTAAGTTTGGCTGTGATTCCGGCCGCGATCGAAGAGGGCTCGATATGTACCTCTCCTTACGTCCTCTGGCCAAACGCCTTTATTGGTGGCCATAGTGATCGTGGTTGCTACGTATACTTCCATGAGACTTTTTCCTCGATCGAAAACCGTTCGGCAACTGACTTCTGTCCAAACGAAAactcttctctcctttttGGCTTTCGAATCTCTCTCTTCTTCATGAGCTGGCTCAAGACACGAGTGCTGCACTTCTGGCGTTTCTGGCTCATTTACGGTTAGGGCCCAGGCAGTAAGTTCGTCCTTGAGAGGTTCACAAGTATCTTCTCTCTCCACTCCAACCATCGAACCCACGACCTCCTCCTTCGTCTGCTCGTCCATGTTTTCTTTCTTGATCTTCTCTTCAACATCTTTCTGCTCCAACACTTCTCCTTCATCTGCGAATGAGGCTTCCAAAGTCTTCTTGATTGCACCATCTGGCTGAAATCCCGAAGTACTACTGGCATCTTGTCTGTTGATTCGGTCAGGCTGTAACAACGGCTGAAAATTGGCTCTGGGCTGCAATATTGAGAGCGATGAATCCCTCGGGTTCTCTCCCGACTCGTTCTTCACCTCGTCTTGAGCTATTGAGTCCATTATTCGACCACTGCTGTTAGCTGCTGATTTTAACTGGACTGGTTGTACGTTCGTATCTTCACGGCGATCGGTAGCCTTATGTGATGATAGACAATCGTTACTTGAGGATGGAATCACACTACTGCATAACTTCACTGCTCTACATCTActattcttcttctcctcctcgtcgtcacTACTGGACGGCCAGGCTGTAACAGCACTAGCAGTTGTCCTTGGCTTCATGACTACGATGTTGCTGAGCCGACGGGTTGCGTCAGCATTCGCATACGTCTTCTTCTCTTCATCACTCTCCAACATTCTTCTTCTACAACGCATTTTCTCTTCATTCAGGAATGCTGACTCCGAACACTTCTTGATTTTATCATCTGGCTGAAACCCTGAAGTACTACTGGCATCTTGTCTGTTAACTTGATCAGGCTGTAACGCCGGTTGAGGTTGGGTTCTAGTCTGCAATTTTGTAAGTGGTAAGAATGTCGATTCCTCGACCGACTCGTTCTTCCTCTCGTATTGAGCTAGGGTTTCCCTAATCCTGCCACGGCTGTTAGCTGCTGGACTCAACATGACTGGCTGTGCTTTCGTATCTTCACAGTGATCTGTAACCATGGGCGATGGTAAACTCGAAGTTGGAATCAGTTCAAGATTCGACTTCTCTGCACTACCTCTACTACTCttctcttcgtcttcttcaaacaacttctctttctcttctacaaaaactttctctttctcttcttcaaACAACTCTTTCTCTTCTACAACTCTGCTGTTCGGCCAACGGGTTGCGTTAGCGTTCAGCAACAACTTCTCATCTTCCTTCTCAACTAAAACTTTGCTATTCAGCCAACGGGTTACGTTAGCGTTCAGCAACAACTTATCATCTTCCTTCTCAGCTACACCTCTGCTGTTCGGCCAACGGGTTGCGTTAGCGTC
The nucleotide sequence above comes from Nasonia vitripennis strain AsymCx chromosome 1 unlocalized genomic scaffold, Nvit_psr_1.1 chr1_random0003, whole genome shotgun sequence. Encoded proteins:
- the LOC116417407 gene encoding caldesmon-like — encoded protein: MPVLGGGGSGPSPLVSPEKKLRRKHQEIGKGDVEEEEKFLVDEEKFSVKKRIFVERRNCVEEKKKCRVEEKKKGFVEEDKEVLVEKKEEKCLPDANVTRWPNRRVAVEKKEEKLLPDANATRWPNSRGVAEKEDDKLLLNANVTRWLNSKVLVEKEDEKLLLNANATRWPNSRVVEEKELFEEEKEKVFVEEKEKLFEEDEEKSSRGSAEKSNLELIPTSSLPSPMVTDHCEDTKAQPVMLSPAANSRGRIRETLAQYERKNESVEESTFLPLTKLQTRTQPQPALQPDQVNRQDASSTSGFQPDDKIKKCSESAFLNEEKMRCRRRMLESDEEKKTYANADATRRLSNIVVMKPRTTASAVTAWPSSSDDEEEKKNSRCRAVKLCSSVIPSSSNDCLSSHKATDRREDTNVQPVQLKSAANSSGRIMDSIAQDEVKNESGENPRDSSLSILQPRANFQPLLQPDRINRQDASSTSGFQPDGAIKKTLEASFADEGEVLEQKDVEEKIKKENMDEQTKEEVVGSMVGVEREDTCEPLKDELTAWALTVNEPETPEVQHSCLEPAHEEERDSKAKKERRVFVWTEVSCRTVFDRGKSLMEVYVATTITMATNKGVWPEDVRRGTYRALFDRGRNHSQTYSQLQPVK